From one Leptospira stimsonii genomic stretch:
- a CDS encoding LA_3751/LA_3752 family putative glycosyltransferase, with protein MILKLKEFFARFFQNKYASILAAFLFSYFLYLSIPPKYLLSADHYEKFILGKSIFLSGFQSLDVFYPGFDFDPELKFSLLKMSIVNGHKIIAFPISLGILYAIVFPFGGVYAVYFLSALLIGSSLYLLGKEFKIPSWQIFLFSILSPIVMNGYLFMDVGVGLFLFVSGILLYQKSKESLSITYAIGSVFFLSLCYWFRLEYLIFLGIYWITETFFQLPLSKEIKSRKSFFIVSSLLCFFFIVYCGFNFTHFHSVLGPRFNANYDSADGSNLFKNFINLLFYGNLKLGLFGYSPFLFLGICAFGFSFLKNWKGLETKEKALIASSILGILIASSTAPNDGGAEFGSRYLTPGLPGLFLLASHTFRFLRNQTNLWRIPFYLILGISIFPTWIYYKTTKGFAKNTKGVQEFIMKEPKENLLIFQNGLIGGMASEGLYFQGRVYEAVNVQELVELLEKYSVSRNQVSVPFEYFAYTKVYTEGMKDLKYDKDTKNGMLSYLEQFDPTAIEKIQSIQISKRQSLGSIEIVYGIYTRKR; from the coding sequence ATGATCCTAAAACTCAAAGAATTCTTCGCTCGTTTCTTTCAAAACAAATACGCTTCGATTTTGGCCGCGTTTCTTTTTTCGTATTTTCTTTACTTAAGCATTCCTCCGAAATATCTTCTTTCGGCCGATCACTATGAAAAATTCATTCTCGGAAAATCGATTTTTTTAAGCGGCTTTCAATCCTTGGACGTATTCTATCCGGGGTTTGACTTTGATCCGGAACTTAAGTTTAGTTTGCTGAAGATGTCGATCGTAAACGGCCACAAGATCATCGCCTTTCCTATCTCTTTAGGAATTCTTTATGCGATCGTTTTTCCGTTCGGAGGAGTTTATGCAGTCTACTTTTTATCCGCCCTCTTGATCGGCTCTTCCTTATATCTTCTCGGGAAAGAATTCAAAATCCCGTCTTGGCAGATTTTTCTTTTTTCGATATTATCTCCGATCGTAATGAACGGTTATCTATTTATGGATGTCGGGGTCGGTCTTTTTTTATTTGTCTCCGGAATTCTTCTTTATCAAAAATCAAAAGAGAGCTTATCCATAACCTACGCGATTGGAAGCGTATTTTTTCTTTCGCTTTGTTATTGGTTTCGTTTGGAATATCTTATTTTTTTGGGGATCTACTGGATTACCGAAACATTCTTTCAACTTCCTCTTTCCAAAGAAATCAAAAGCAGAAAAAGTTTTTTCATCGTTTCTTCGCTTCTTTGTTTTTTCTTTATCGTTTACTGCGGATTCAACTTTACTCATTTCCATTCAGTATTAGGTCCGAGGTTCAATGCGAATTACGATTCCGCCGATGGATCCAATCTATTTAAGAATTTTATAAATCTTTTATTTTATGGAAATCTAAAGCTCGGACTTTTCGGCTATTCTCCTTTTTTATTTTTAGGAATCTGCGCTTTTGGGTTTTCATTTTTAAAGAACTGGAAGGGGCTTGAAACTAAAGAAAAAGCGCTCATCGCGTCTTCCATTCTTGGAATCCTCATCGCCTCGAGTACCGCACCGAACGATGGAGGAGCGGAATTCGGCTCACGCTATTTAACTCCTGGTCTTCCCGGACTTTTCCTTCTCGCGTCGCACACATTTCGGTTTTTAAGAAATCAAACTAATCTCTGGAGAATTCCATTCTATTTGATTCTTGGAATTTCCATCTTTCCCACTTGGATCTATTACAAAACAACCAAAGGTTTTGCTAAGAATACGAAAGGAGTTCAAGAATTTATCATGAAGGAACCGAAGGAAAATCTTTTGATCTTCCAAAACGGGCTCATCGGAGGAATGGCGAGTGAAGGACTTTATTTTCAAGGTAGAGTTTACGAGGCCGTCAACGTACAGGAATTAGTCGAGTTACTCGAAAAATATTCCGTATCTCGAAATCAAGTCTCCGTTCCTTTCGAATATTTCGCTTATACGAAAGTATATACGGAAGGAATGAAAGATTTGAAATACGATAAGGATACAAAAAATGGAATGCTTTCTTATCTAGAACAATTCGATCCGACTGCGATTGAAAAGATTCAGTCGATTCAGATCTCAAAAAGACAAAGTCTTGGAAGTATCGAGATTGTTTACGGCATCTATACGAGAAAACGATAA
- a CDS encoding LIMLP_15305 family protein yields the protein MQQETSSDSNLLGQFLSQSPVRALIDRYKSEKGKVRSFMEKLPLYASGLKGTEFQNADSLLRKELASQISRLKEPMRRLEEGFVSARKMDLIGSSEIAVVLIDKLTNTIQSAGYGITGLGAGLKATQEELEKLAEFDFSLFKEVEGIENKIQALKVTAESSVEEVRNLVGEIRVALDELENAFRSRKDLFTKL from the coding sequence ATGCAACAGGAAACTTCCTCTGATTCGAATTTACTTGGTCAATTTCTTTCCCAATCTCCGGTTAGGGCTCTCATCGATCGTTACAAATCGGAAAAGGGAAAGGTTCGGAGCTTTATGGAAAAGCTTCCTCTCTACGCGAGTGGATTGAAGGGAACCGAATTTCAAAATGCAGATTCTCTTTTGAGAAAAGAACTAGCTTCTCAAATTTCTCGTCTTAAGGAACCGATGCGAAGGCTCGAAGAGGGGTTCGTTTCCGCGAGAAAAATGGATCTAATCGGAAGCAGTGAAATCGCCGTGGTTCTCATCGATAAACTTACGAATACGATTCAGTCTGCAGGTTATGGAATTACCGGTCTTGGAGCCGGACTCAAAGCGACTCAAGAAGAATTGGAAAAACTTGCCGAATTCGATTTTTCCCTTTTTAAAGAAGTGGAAGGAATTGAAAATAAGATCCAGGCTTTGAAAGTTACCGCCGAATCTTCCGTTGAGGAAGTGCGAAACCTGGTCGGCGAGATTCGAGTCGCGCTGGATGAATTGGAGAACGCATTTCGATCTCGGAAAGATCTGTTTACGAAACTGTAA
- a CDS encoding SPFH domain-containing protein, with product MALIDVIKYEGQPGEIVWKFPRNDISHFGQLVVNESQEAVFFKEGKALDVFGPGTHTLKTGNIPLLEKIVNLPFGGQTPFTAEIVYVNKSVINMTWGTPAPIQIEDPKYHITLGLRAFGNYNIKVIDSKSFVNTVVGTQQRFNHDGVDKLLKPMVVTRLSDFISEVVLKTGVPITQISQHLEEASNAGKTKTQPDFQKYGLEVVDFFIQSINFDQNDPNFQKIQKVLTDKFEIETMGNMYQQKRMLDIGEAAANNPGGAAGEGMSAGMGLGMGMNMAGMMANMMGQNQAGAKPAGDDAATRIAKLKSLLDGGLITQEEFDTKKKDILNSI from the coding sequence ATGGCATTGATTGATGTAATCAAATATGAAGGACAACCCGGAGAGATCGTTTGGAAATTTCCGAGAAACGATATCAGCCATTTCGGTCAGCTTGTCGTAAACGAAAGTCAAGAGGCTGTTTTTTTTAAAGAAGGAAAGGCTCTGGATGTTTTTGGACCGGGAACACACACCTTAAAAACGGGAAATATTCCGCTCTTGGAAAAGATCGTCAATCTTCCGTTTGGCGGGCAGACTCCGTTTACTGCGGAAATCGTCTACGTAAACAAGTCCGTGATCAACATGACTTGGGGAACTCCGGCGCCGATTCAAATCGAAGACCCTAAGTATCATATTACTCTCGGACTCAGAGCATTCGGAAATTATAATATTAAAGTGATCGATTCCAAATCTTTTGTGAACACGGTCGTGGGAACGCAACAAAGATTCAATCACGACGGAGTCGATAAACTTCTAAAGCCGATGGTCGTCACCAGACTCAGCGATTTTATATCCGAAGTAGTATTAAAGACCGGGGTTCCGATTACTCAGATCTCTCAACACCTCGAGGAAGCCTCCAATGCGGGGAAAACGAAGACACAACCCGATTTCCAGAAATACGGACTCGAGGTTGTGGACTTCTTCATTCAATCGATCAATTTTGATCAAAACGACCCGAACTTCCAAAAGATTCAGAAGGTTCTCACCGATAAATTCGAAATCGAAACGATGGGAAATATGTATCAGCAGAAAAGAATGTTGGATATTGGAGAAGCCGCCGCGAACAATCCCGGAGGCGCCGCCGGAGAAGGGATGAGCGCCGGAATGGGTTTGGGAATGGGGATGAATATGGCCGGAATGATGGCGAATATGATGGGACAAAACCAAGCGGGAGCGAAACCGGCAGGAGACGATGCCGCGACAAGAATCGCAAAATTGAAATCTCTCCTCGACGGTGGACTGATCACACAGGAAGAATTTGATACCAAAAAAAAGGACATTTTGAATTCTATCTAA